One region of Lytechinus pictus isolate F3 Inbred chromosome 8, Lp3.0, whole genome shotgun sequence genomic DNA includes:
- the LOC135155276 gene encoding uncharacterized protein LOC135155276 yields the protein MRSYHPAANGLVERFHRQLKSALKAQDDPQHWHEYLPIVLLGIRTTVKEDLTCSPAELVYGTSLRLPERTILVTADVKSLYTNIPHNEGIQACKNTLNSRQRLHPPTDQLIRLLELVLTLNNFKFQEQHYIQIQGTAMGTPLAPSYANIFMGELETDILTNSRHAIIAGSWKRYIDDIQFMWSGSPRLLAKFQDTINTRHSTIKYTFESSNSEVCFLDTLLQLKNGTLHTELYNKPTDTHSYLLPTSCHPKHTFRSIPFSQATRVRRICSGDDSRKYHLTKLETHLTRRQYDTNLVTEQIQKASIIPREQLLIKNKKQSSTNIHFSVTYTPGTSTIPSIIHKHYPLIEQSDTLKTIFHRAPMTSFRRSKR from the exons ATGAGGTCATACCATCCGGCTGCTAATGGATTGGTCGAACGATTTCACAGGCAGCTGAAGTCGGCCCTGAAAGCTCAGGACGACCCGCAGCACTGGCACGAGTACTTGCCTATAGTACTCCTCGGCATACGCACTACCGTTAAAGAAGACCTAACATGCTCACCTGCCGAGCTGGTATACGGTACCAGTCTGCGTCTGCCAG AACGCACCATACTAGTAACAGCTGACGTCAAATCACTTTACACCAACATCCCACACAATGAAGGAATACAAGCATGCAAAAACACCCTGAATTCGAGACAACGCCTACACCCACCTACAGACCAACTCATTCGCCTTCTTGAACTTGTCCTCACACTCAACAACTTCAAATTTCAGGAACAACACTACATCCAAATCCAGGGCACTGCAATGGGTACACCACTCGCTCCATCCTATGCCAACATCTTCATGGGCGAACTTGAGACGGATATACTAACCAACTCAAGACATGCTATCATTGCAGGTTCTTGGAAGCGATACATCGACGATATACAATTCATGTGGTCTGGCTCTCCTAGACTTCTTGCGAAATTCCAGGACACCATCAACACTAGACATTCCACTATAAAATACACATTCGAATCCTCAAATTCAGAGGTCTGCTTTCTCGACACACTCCTTCAACTAAAAAATGGCACACTTCACACAGAACTTTACAACAAGCCGACAGATACACACAGTTATCTTCTACCAACTTCTTGTCACCCGAAACACACCTTCCGCAGTATACCATTCAGTCAAGCCACCCGCGTAAGACGAATTTGCTCTGGTGATGACAGCAGAAAGTACCATCTGACCAAACTAGAGACACACCTCACACGCCGTCAGTACGACACCAATTTGGTAACGGAACAGATCCAAAAGGCCTCCATCATACCTCGAGAACAACTTCTCATCAAAAACAAGAAACAAAGTTCTACGAATATCCACTTCTCTGTCACATACACACCAGGCACATCAACAATACCCTCCATCATCCATAAACATTATCCACTCATCGAACAGAGTGACACACTGAAAACCATCTTTCACAGAGCCCCGATGACATCCTTCCGCCGAAGTAAACGCTAA